The proteins below are encoded in one region of Thermosulfurimonas marina:
- the lysA gene encoding diaminopimelate decarboxylase — protein MHHFHYHKRELYAEEVPVARIVEEVGTPVYIYSAATLRRHFRVFREAFSGIPHLLCYSVKANSNLAVLALLAREGSGADIVSGGELYRALRAGIPPEKIVFSGVGKTEKEMEEALSAGILMFNVESLGELEALSRVARRLGRKAPLAIRVNPDVDPRTHPYISTGLKKNKFGLPEGLAFQAYLRAKEDPYLEPVGVDCHIGSQLTEISPFVEALRRLKTLYLRLREEGLPLRYLDLGGGLGIVYGEEEPPPPREYAEALLREMRDLPETTLILEPGRVIAGNAGILVTRVLYVKHHPPTEENPEGRTFVIVDAGMNDLIRPTLYQAYHRIQPIRETLEGETLVADVVGPICESGDFLARERRLPAVRPGELLAVMSAGAYGFVMSSNYNSRPRAAEVLVDGARFFVVRKRETYEDLVRLEEIPEF, from the coding sequence ATGCACCATTTTCATTATCATAAACGGGAACTTTATGCCGAAGAGGTCCCGGTAGCCCGTATCGTCGAGGAGGTGGGCACTCCGGTCTATATTTATTCTGCAGCCACGCTGAGGCGCCATTTTCGGGTCTTTCGAGAGGCCTTTTCCGGGATCCCCCACCTCCTCTGCTATTCGGTGAAGGCCAACTCCAATCTGGCAGTGCTGGCGCTCCTGGCCCGGGAGGGCTCCGGGGCGGACATCGTCTCCGGGGGAGAACTTTACCGGGCCCTCCGGGCCGGCATTCCTCCGGAAAAGATCGTCTTTTCCGGGGTGGGCAAGACCGAAAAGGAGATGGAGGAGGCCCTTTCGGCCGGGATCCTCATGTTCAACGTGGAGAGCCTGGGAGAACTGGAGGCCCTTTCCCGGGTGGCCCGGCGCCTGGGACGCAAGGCCCCTCTGGCCATTCGGGTCAACCCCGATGTGGACCCCCGTACCCATCCCTACATCTCTACCGGGCTCAAGAAAAACAAATTCGGACTTCCGGAGGGCCTGGCCTTCCAGGCCTACCTTCGGGCCAAGGAGGACCCCTATCTGGAGCCCGTGGGAGTGGACTGCCATATCGGCTCCCAGCTTACGGAGATCTCCCCTTTTGTGGAGGCCTTAAGGCGCCTTAAGACCCTCTACCTCCGGCTGCGGGAAGAGGGCCTGCCCTTGAGGTATCTCGATCTGGGAGGGGGACTGGGGATTGTCTACGGAGAAGAGGAGCCTCCTCCGCCCCGGGAATATGCGGAGGCCCTTTTGCGGGAGATGCGGGACCTCCCAGAGACCACCCTTATCCTGGAGCCCGGACGGGTGATTGCCGGAAACGCAGGCATTCTGGTCACCCGGGTCCTTTATGTAAAACATCACCCTCCCACCGAGGAAAACCCCGAAGGGCGCACCTTCGTGATCGTAGATGCAGGGATGAACGACCTTATCCGCCCCACCCTCTACCAGGCCTACCACCGCATCCAGCCGATCAGGGAAACTCTGGAAGGGGAGACCCTGGTGGCCGACGTGGTGGGCCCCATCTGCGAGAGCGGAGACTTTCTGGCCCGGGAAAGAAGGCTTCCCGCGGTAAGGCCGGGGGAGCTTTTGGCGGTGATGAGTGCCGGGGCCTACGGCTTTGTGATGTCCTCCAACTATAATTCCCGGCCCCGGGCCGCCGAAGTCCTGGTGGACGGGGCGCGCTTTTTCGTGGTAAGAAAAAGAGAAACCTATGAAGACCTGGTGCGCCTGGAAGAGATCCCCGAATTTTAG
- a CDS encoding fibronectin type III domain-containing protein — protein MGGFLKGPLLFLLLLFFLSPGCGRKGPPVPPEEARPEAPKDLRLLPRPLFVELRFKVPLEDVRGVPLKKIKAFEVERVCRPAEGPGPEIRTREKIPFGDSPSRLEEFLWRERRLRSGWCCRFRVRAVKGWRSRSDWTPPQALCWHTPPRTPEDFSVKVLVPHTVYLSWRPVKKDLQDFPLEHLVLYRVRRREGEGPSQVFPPIRETSLFDTSARAGKTYCYRVEPLLSYYGTLIPGFATPEICVTP, from the coding sequence ATGGGCGGCTTTCTTAAAGGCCCTCTTCTTTTCCTGCTCCTTCTTTTCTTTTTGAGTCCAGGCTGCGGGCGCAAGGGGCCCCCGGTGCCCCCGGAAGAGGCCCGTCCCGAGGCCCCTAAGGATCTCCGTCTCCTCCCTCGTCCCCTATTCGTGGAACTGCGCTTTAAGGTCCCACTTGAGGATGTAAGAGGGGTGCCCCTCAAGAAGATCAAGGCCTTCGAGGTGGAGCGGGTCTGTCGGCCGGCCGAAGGCCCCGGCCCGGAAATACGGACCCGGGAGAAGATTCCCTTCGGGGATTCCCCTTCCCGGCTTGAGGAATTCCTCTGGCGAGAGCGGAGGTTGCGCTCCGGGTGGTGTTGCCGCTTTCGGGTGCGGGCGGTAAAGGGCTGGCGCTCCCGAAGCGACTGGACTCCCCCCCAGGCCCTCTGCTGGCACACCCCGCCCCGGACCCCGGAAGATTTCTCGGTAAAGGTCCTGGTCCCGCATACGGTCTATCTCTCCTGGAGGCCCGTAAAGAAAGACCTTCAGGACTTTCCTCTGGAGCATTTGGTCCTTTATCGCGTGAGGCGCCGGGAGGGAGAAGGCCCCTCTCAGGTCTTCCCCCCTATCCGGGAGACGAGCCTTTTTGACACCTCGGCCCGGGCCGGAAAGACCTATTGCTACCGGGTAGAGCCTCTTTTATCATACTACGGTACGCTGATCCCGGGTTTTGCTACCCCGGAGATCTGCGTCACTCCCTAG
- a CDS encoding anthranilate synthase component II: MRLLVIDNYDSFTYNLVQLLGVMLERLFPGGEIRVFRNDEITLAEAEALDPTHIIVSPGPCDPSKAGISVPLIRHFAGKVPLLGVCLGHQCIGAAFGARIVRARRLMHGKTSEISHDGRGIFEGLPNPFEAMRYHSLAIEEKSLPPELEVTARSEDGEIMGVRHREYPLEGVQFHPESIGTSLSAWRRLRRPPREWDFRSADLPEGVLLLRNFLTRY, encoded by the coding sequence GTGCGCCTTCTGGTCATCGACAACTACGATTCTTTTACCTATAACCTGGTGCAACTCCTGGGGGTGATGCTCGAAAGGCTCTTTCCCGGGGGAGAGATTCGGGTCTTTCGCAACGACGAGATCACCCTGGCCGAGGCCGAAGCCCTGGATCCTACCCACATCATCGTTTCTCCCGGACCCTGTGATCCCTCCAAGGCCGGGATCTCCGTCCCCCTCATCCGGCACTTTGCGGGGAAGGTCCCCCTCCTCGGGGTCTGTCTGGGGCACCAGTGTATCGGGGCGGCCTTTGGGGCGCGCATTGTGCGGGCCCGGCGTCTCATGCACGGAAAGACTTCCGAAATCTCTCACGACGGCCGGGGGATCTTCGAGGGTCTGCCTAATCCCTTTGAGGCCATGCGCTATCACTCCCTGGCCATTGAGGAAAAGAGCCTGCCCCCGGAGCTTGAGGTCACCGCCCGGTCCGAAGACGGGGAGATCATGGGGGTGCGGCACCGGGAATATCCCCTGGAAGGAGTACAATTTCATCCGGAGTCCATCGGGACCTCCCTTTCGGCCTGGCGTCGGCTCCGCCGGCCTCCGCGGGAGTGGGACTTCCGGAGCGCCGATCTTCCGGAAGGAGTCCTTCTCCTGCGCAATTTCCTTACCCGCTACTGA